In a genomic window of Athene noctua chromosome 24, bAthNoc1.hap1.1, whole genome shotgun sequence:
- the AIRIM gene encoding AFG2-interacting ribosome maturation factor, giving the protein MAAAVAAALREWAAAAARQDAAWRAALAAWAPLLGSLAGLAAQMRAARRLAWGGSSLGAFSDLRARLWRKQRGAAEALLEQLGSRRAELRAVRDAVGAGVAGVLRLYEERAAELGLAAALRRGPRCPSLADALEGLQDVERYYRHLYLESKLLLLRISCDSLADMEALPQSWERILERYKEDVVQDTLLKISLFVDNQRELCCSPGS; this is encoded by the exons atggcggcggcggtggcggcggcgctgcgggagtgggcggcggcggcggcgcggcaggACGCGGCCTGGCGGGCGGCACTGGCCGCCTGGGCGCCGCTGCTGGGCTCGCTGGCCGGGCTGGCGGCGCAGatgcgggcggcgcggcggctgGCGTGGGGCGGGTCGTCGCTGGGCGCCTTCAGCGACCTGCGGGCGCGGCTGTGGCGGAAGCAGCGCGGCGCGGCCGAGGCGCTGCTGGAGCAGCTCGGCAGCCGGCG GGCGGAGCTGCGGGCCGTGCGGGACGCTGTGGGGGCCGGCGTGGCCGGCGTGCTGCGGCTGTACGAGGAGCGGGCGGCGGAGCTGGGCCTGGCGGCGGCCCTGCGGCGCGGGCCGCGCTGCCCCTCGCTGGCTGATgcgctggaggggctgcaggacGTGGAGCGCTACTACCGGCACCT TTACCTGGAGAGCAAACTGCTCCTCCTCCGCATCAGCTGCGACAGCCTGGCAGACATGGAAGCCCTCCCGCAGTCTTGGGAGAGGATTTTGGAGCGTTACAAGGAAGACGTTGTTCAAG ATACGCTTCTCAAGATCTCTCTGTTTGTGGACAACCAGCGAGAGCTGTGCTGCTCCCCAGGCTCCTGA